In one Rhodococcus sp. B50 genomic region, the following are encoded:
- a CDS encoding alpha/beta hydrolase: MTISAKTGTRRRGGRALVRLLVAAVVLPLALVFTGVGAGTASADPYTRFHEDMVAAPGGVGAIKVRIWRANNGSNKAVYLLDGLRATDDVSGWEHETNAAWLADHGVNVIMPVGGQSSFYADWYAPSNFNGQPYTYKWESFLTQNLPNHLANAYGIDRSNNAVVGLSMGGNAALILAAYHRDQFKFAGSLSGYLNLSAPGMREAIRVAMLDAGGYNSDAMWGPPWNSAWLRHDPFVAAPNLRGLPMWISAASGLPGQYDRPSSLVGSFNTTNAMGLEALALTQNRAFQVRLLTLGIDTAHFSFPVLGTHSWGYWQDELWAMLPMLKSSIGA, translated from the coding sequence GTGACGATTTCGGCGAAGACCGGAACACGTCGGCGGGGGGGACGCGCTCTCGTTCGGCTACTGGTGGCAGCAGTGGTACTTCCACTGGCCCTCGTGTTCACGGGCGTCGGGGCCGGGACGGCCTCGGCCGATCCGTACACCCGCTTCCACGAGGACATGGTCGCCGCACCGGGTGGTGTCGGCGCGATCAAGGTGCGCATCTGGCGAGCGAACAACGGCAGCAACAAGGCCGTCTATCTGCTCGACGGGCTGCGTGCCACCGACGACGTGAGCGGCTGGGAGCACGAGACCAACGCTGCGTGGCTCGCCGACCACGGTGTCAACGTGATCATGCCGGTCGGGGGGCAGTCGAGCTTCTACGCCGACTGGTACGCGCCGAGCAATTTCAACGGTCAGCCCTACACGTACAAGTGGGAATCCTTCCTGACCCAGAACCTGCCGAACCATCTCGCGAACGCCTACGGCATCGATCGCAGCAACAACGCAGTGGTCGGCCTGTCGATGGGAGGCAACGCGGCGCTGATCCTGGCCGCCTACCATCGCGACCAGTTCAAGTTCGCCGGCTCGCTGTCGGGTTATCTCAATCTCTCGGCACCGGGCATGCGCGAAGCCATTCGTGTGGCCATGCTCGACGCCGGCGGATACAACTCCGACGCGATGTGGGGACCGCCGTGGAATTCGGCGTGGCTGCGGCACGACCCGTTCGTCGCGGCGCCGAACCTGCGCGGTCTGCCGATGTGGATCTCCGCGGCGAGCGGTCTGCCCGGCCAGTACGACCGGCCGAGTTCGCTCGTGGGCAGCTTCAACACGACCAACGCCATGGGGCTCGAAGCGCTCGCCCTCACGCAGAACCGCGCCTTCCAGGTGCGTCTGCTGACCCTGGGTATCGACACCGCACACTTCTCGTTCCCGGTCCTGGGCACCCACTCGTGGGGCTACTGGCAGGACGAGCTGTGGGCGATGCTCCCGATGCTCAAGTCCTCGATTGGCGCCTGA
- a CDS encoding organic hydroperoxide resistance protein, translating to MNIIYTAEALATGAGRDGHARTTDGKLDVDLALPTEMGGSGKGTNPEQLFAAGYAACFHSALQMIARQEKADVSDSAVGARVGIGPTDGGGFGLAVTLEVTLPNLPREKALELTEKAHQVCPYSNATRGNIDVTLEVTED from the coding sequence GTGAACATCATCTACACCGCCGAAGCACTCGCCACCGGAGCAGGCCGCGACGGCCACGCCCGCACCACCGACGGAAAGCTCGACGTCGACCTCGCTCTGCCCACCGAGATGGGTGGCAGCGGGAAGGGCACCAACCCCGAACAGCTCTTCGCCGCCGGATACGCCGCGTGCTTCCACTCGGCGCTGCAGATGATCGCCCGGCAGGAGAAGGCGGACGTCAGCGATTCGGCCGTCGGCGCCCGCGTCGGCATCGGCCCGACCGACGGCGGCGGATTCGGTCTCGCCGTCACCCTCGAGGTGACGCTGCCGAACCTCCCCCGCGAGAAGGCGCTCGAGCTCACCGAGAAGGCCCACCAGGTGTGCCCCTACTCCAACGCGACCCGCGGCAACATCGACGTCACCCTCGAGGTGACGGAAGACTGA
- a CDS encoding oxidoreductase — protein MAPDASTSLVGRTVVVTGGTSGVGEATARALGAAGATVVLAGRNVDRGRRIAEEIGPRAETMSLDLADLSAIRAFADAFADRQIDVLVNNAGVMAVPLRRTADGFEMQMGTNHLGHFALTGLLLPRITGRVVTVSSAAHLLGRVDLDDLNWERRPYNRAAGYAQSKLANLLFGLELERRLAAARSPLRAVAAHPGYAATEVGSHTGTWFDRLFGFGKRILQRTPDQGAESVVLAASDPGIAGGYIGPRFLLYGSPHVAAVGRRARDRETATRLWELSEKLTGVHFEIG, from the coding sequence TTGGCGCCTGACGCTTCCACATCGCTGGTCGGCCGCACCGTCGTCGTGACGGGGGGCACCAGCGGTGTGGGTGAGGCGACGGCCCGGGCCCTCGGCGCCGCCGGAGCCACGGTCGTGCTCGCCGGACGCAACGTCGACCGGGGCAGGCGCATCGCCGAGGAGATCGGTCCCCGGGCCGAGACGATGTCGCTCGATCTCGCCGACCTCTCGGCGATCCGCGCCTTCGCGGACGCCTTCGCCGATCGGCAGATCGACGTCCTGGTCAACAACGCCGGCGTGATGGCGGTTCCGCTACGCCGCACCGCCGACGGGTTCGAGATGCAGATGGGAACCAACCATCTCGGACACTTCGCCCTGACCGGACTGCTGTTGCCGCGCATCACCGGTCGCGTCGTCACGGTGTCGAGTGCCGCTCATCTGCTCGGACGCGTCGATCTCGACGACCTGAACTGGGAGCGGCGCCCGTACAACCGTGCCGCCGGGTACGCGCAGTCGAAGCTCGCGAACCTGCTGTTCGGTCTCGAACTCGAACGCCGCCTCGCCGCGGCCCGCTCACCTCTGCGTGCCGTCGCGGCGCATCCGGGCTACGCGGCGACCGAGGTGGGCAGCCACACCGGGACGTGGTTCGACCGGTTGTTCGGCTTCGGCAAGAGGATTCTGCAACGCACCCCGGACCAGGGGGCCGAATCGGTCGTGCTCGCCGCGTCCGATCCGGGCATCGCGGGCGGTTACATCGGTCCGCGTTTCCTGCTGTACGGATCGCCCCATGTCGCCGCCGTGGGTCGTCGCGCCCGCGACCGGGAGACCGCGACGCGTCTGTGGGAGCTGTCCGAGAAACTCACCGGAGTGCACTTCGAGATCGGCTGA
- a CDS encoding RNA polymerase sigma factor, protein MGHHPGRPDRELAAALRNGAPDATAAVYDRFAPGLYAYACGFVPVSSASDVVYDSVWTATARIRSLRDPALLRAWLHAVVRAECLRVLNRSGSALEYLPATDPGYQAGPEVLEVREAVHLLDGTAREVVDLAVRHHFASHEIEAMLGSAGDGRVLAHAQDFVDRAVPRVPNALGTFSLLPFAPLPAHLRGRVLAVQPSEAELLDLGRRLEPVDREGFPRRDRRAKRTVPVIAASVALFAALAVGALFAFPQAEPVDRQVLRPASEPALDAGSAVATTTTTGAATETTTSPEAPETTEEAVAEAPVVTTTAAPPAEPTAASTAAPTTTATSTGSGFTRRGGPGRGAEPEEERPPRDTEESDAPGTATGRPTTSGAPTTPREMPTLPTFPPRGAG, encoded by the coding sequence ATGGGGCACCACCCCGGACGTCCGGATCGTGAGCTCGCCGCAGCGTTGCGGAACGGAGCGCCGGACGCCACGGCAGCGGTCTACGACCGTTTCGCCCCCGGTCTGTACGCATACGCGTGCGGCTTCGTCCCCGTGTCGTCCGCATCGGACGTGGTGTACGACTCCGTGTGGACGGCGACCGCACGTATCCGGTCGCTGCGCGATCCCGCACTCCTCCGGGCCTGGCTCCACGCCGTGGTCCGGGCCGAGTGTCTCCGTGTACTGAACCGGTCCGGGTCCGCACTCGAGTATCTCCCCGCGACCGACCCTGGCTACCAGGCCGGACCCGAGGTGCTCGAGGTCCGCGAGGCCGTCCATCTGCTCGACGGCACCGCCCGCGAGGTGGTCGATCTCGCGGTCCGGCACCACTTCGCGTCCCATGAGATCGAGGCGATGCTCGGTTCCGCAGGTGACGGGCGTGTCCTCGCCCATGCGCAGGACTTCGTAGACCGGGCGGTGCCCCGCGTGCCGAACGCGCTCGGAACCTTCTCCCTCCTCCCCTTCGCTCCCCTGCCCGCCCACCTGCGGGGACGCGTCCTGGCGGTACAACCCTCGGAGGCGGAGCTGCTCGATCTCGGCCGGCGGCTCGAACCGGTGGACCGTGAGGGCTTTCCGCGCCGTGATCGTCGCGCGAAGCGCACCGTCCCCGTCATTGCGGCATCGGTGGCCCTGTTCGCGGCCCTGGCCGTCGGTGCGTTGTTCGCGTTCCCGCAGGCCGAGCCCGTCGACCGACAGGTCCTGCGTCCCGCCTCCGAACCGGCGCTCGACGCGGGATCCGCGGTCGCCACGACCACGACGACGGGTGCCGCGACCGAGACCACCACGTCGCCCGAGGCTCCGGAGACGACGGAGGAAGCGGTGGCCGAGGCACCGGTGGTGACGACCACCGCGGCCCCGCCCGCCGAACCCACTGCGGCATCCACCGCTGCCCCCACCACGACGGCGACATCGACAGGTAGCGGTTTCACCAGGCGCGGAGGTCCCGGTCGCGGGGCCGAGCCGGAGGAGGAGCGTCCACCCCGGGACACCGAGGAGAGCGACGCACCGGGTACCGCGACGGGTCGCCCCACCACCTCGGGTGCACCCACCACGCCGCGGGAGATGCCGACGCTGCCGACCTTCCCTCCGCGCGGCGCCGGGTGA
- a CDS encoding ATP-dependent Clp protease ATP-binding subunit, with protein MPAFFGPGGPGRIDITRFMSRGTQDLLAHAARYATDRGDAELDVLHLLRAMAEQDPSRTVMTRAGADPADVVAAVDQRLPQGRPGEAVSAPALTGAVKTALFEAHQLARALGSTYIDPEHLFFTLAADQTRAPGRLLASLGVTPQALQTALQPVPATPVAEETSTPTLDKFGVDLTERARGGGIDPVIGRADEIEQTIEILARRTKNNPVLVGEAGVGKTAIVEGLAQRIVDGDVPEILQDKRIVQLDLTAMVAGTRYRGDFEERLTTALDEIVAQQGRLIVFIDEIHTVVGAGAGNEGAMDAANILKPKLARGELHVVGATTLDEYRKHIEKDPALERRFQPVTVDEPARDDAVTILKGLADRYAEFHKVRYTAEALEAAVDLSMRYLPDRQLPDKAIDLVDQAGARLRLRTPRTDVTELRSRLDELEAEKDRAVEAEQYEEASRIRDEVLRVQARIDSSDGTAEDTPTVDPELIAEIVSRATGVPASQMTRAEKERLRTLEDELHKRVVGQDEAVHAVARAVRRSRSGMSDPRRPVGSFLFLGPTGVGKTELAKALAEVLFGDERTMLRIDMSEFGERHTVSRLVGAPPGYVGYGEAGQLTEQVRRHPYSVVLLDEIEKAHPDVFNTLLQVLDDGRLTDGEGRTVDFTNTVVIMTSNLGSDIISSRGGALGFTTGDAEAAEKPLRDRVMGRLRESMRPEFLNRIDEIVMFRKLDDDQLHRITELLLADSRKRLQSKGIDLEFTADAVAWIARNGHQPEFGARPLRRSISRVVDDRIADMLLDDALAEGNRVTADVVDDELLLQVS; from the coding sequence ATGCCGGCATTCTTCGGGCCTGGTGGCCCCGGCCGAATCGACATCACGCGTTTCATGAGCCGCGGGACTCAGGATCTCCTCGCACATGCAGCGCGCTACGCCACCGACCGTGGCGACGCGGAACTCGACGTGCTGCACCTCCTCCGCGCCATGGCGGAACAGGATCCGTCCCGCACGGTCATGACCCGCGCCGGAGCCGACCCTGCCGACGTCGTCGCGGCCGTCGACCAGCGGCTGCCGCAGGGCCGCCCCGGTGAGGCCGTCTCCGCACCCGCACTGACCGGTGCCGTGAAGACCGCGCTCTTCGAGGCGCACCAGCTCGCGCGCGCGCTCGGCTCCACCTACATCGACCCCGAGCACCTGTTCTTCACCCTCGCGGCCGACCAGACCCGCGCTCCGGGGCGCCTGCTCGCGTCGCTGGGCGTGACACCGCAGGCGTTGCAGACCGCGCTGCAGCCCGTCCCCGCGACTCCCGTCGCGGAGGAGACGTCCACGCCGACGCTCGACAAGTTCGGCGTCGACCTCACCGAACGGGCCCGGGGCGGCGGCATCGACCCTGTCATCGGTCGCGCAGACGAAATCGAGCAGACGATCGAGATCCTCGCCCGGCGCACCAAGAACAACCCGGTGCTCGTCGGTGAAGCCGGTGTCGGCAAGACCGCCATCGTCGAAGGACTCGCCCAGCGCATCGTCGACGGCGACGTCCCGGAGATCCTGCAGGACAAGCGCATCGTCCAGCTCGACCTGACTGCGATGGTCGCCGGAACCCGCTACCGCGGCGACTTCGAGGAACGCCTCACCACAGCGCTCGACGAGATCGTCGCCCAGCAGGGCAGGCTCATCGTCTTCATCGACGAGATCCACACCGTGGTCGGCGCGGGCGCCGGCAACGAGGGCGCGATGGACGCCGCGAACATCCTCAAGCCGAAGCTCGCCCGCGGTGAGCTGCACGTCGTCGGTGCGACCACCCTCGACGAGTACCGCAAGCACATCGAGAAGGATCCGGCGCTCGAACGTCGTTTCCAGCCGGTCACGGTCGACGAACCCGCACGCGACGACGCCGTCACGATCCTGAAGGGTCTCGCCGATCGGTACGCCGAGTTCCACAAGGTCCGGTACACCGCCGAAGCGCTCGAAGCGGCCGTCGACCTGTCGATGCGGTACCTGCCCGACCGGCAGCTGCCGGACAAGGCGATCGACCTCGTCGACCAGGCCGGTGCACGACTGCGCCTGCGGACACCGCGCACCGATGTGACCGAACTGCGTTCGCGGCTCGACGAACTCGAAGCGGAGAAGGACCGCGCCGTCGAGGCCGAACAGTACGAGGAGGCCTCGCGCATCCGCGACGAGGTCCTCCGCGTCCAGGCACGGATCGACAGCAGTGACGGGACCGCCGAAGACACTCCGACGGTCGATCCGGAACTGATCGCCGAGATCGTCTCGCGGGCCACCGGTGTCCCGGCCTCGCAGATGACCCGCGCGGAGAAGGAGAGGCTGCGCACTCTCGAGGACGAGCTGCACAAGCGCGTCGTCGGGCAGGACGAAGCCGTGCACGCCGTGGCACGCGCCGTGCGGCGCAGCCGCTCCGGCATGAGCGACCCACGTCGTCCGGTGGGCAGCTTCCTGTTCCTCGGTCCCACCGGTGTCGGCAAGACCGAACTCGCGAAGGCCCTCGCCGAGGTCCTCTTCGGTGACGAGCGCACCATGCTGCGCATCGACATGAGCGAGTTCGGCGAACGCCACACCGTGAGCCGGCTCGTCGGTGCCCCTCCCGGCTACGTCGGATACGGCGAGGCCGGTCAGCTCACCGAACAGGTGCGTCGTCACCCCTATTCGGTGGTGCTGCTCGACGAGATCGAAAAAGCGCACCCGGACGTGTTCAACACGTTGCTGCAGGTTCTCGACGACGGTCGGCTCACCGACGGTGAGGGACGCACGGTGGACTTCACCAACACCGTCGTCATCATGACCAGCAATCTCGGTTCGGACATCATCTCGAGCCGCGGTGGGGCGCTCGGCTTCACCACCGGTGACGCCGAGGCGGCAGAGAAGCCGCTGCGCGATCGGGTCATGGGTCGGCTGCGCGAATCGATGCGACCGGAATTCCTCAACCGCATCGACGAGATCGTGATGTTCCGCAAGCTCGACGACGACCAGCTGCACCGGATCACCGAGCTGCTGCTCGCCGACAGCCGGAAGCGGCTGCAGAGCAAGGGGATCGATCTCGAGTTCACCGCCGACGCGGTGGCGTGGATCGCCCGCAACGGGCACCAGCCCGAGTTCGGTGCCCGTCCGTTGCGCCGCTCGATCTCCCGGGTGGTCGACGACCGCATCGCCGACATGCTGCTCGACGACGCACTCGCCGAGGGCAACCGGGTCACGGCGGACGTCGTCGACGACGAACTGCTGCTCCAGGTGAGCTGA
- a CDS encoding oxidoreductase, which produces MGWTTNDIPDLSGRTMIVTGANSGLGAETARALARAGAEVVLACRDVAKGEAVAAGLGERARVRRLDLADLASVRAFAEAVRAEHERIDVLIDNAGVMAVPLRRTADGFEMQIGTNHFGHFALTGLLLDRITDRVVTVSSAMHRIGSIDLDDINWERRRYERWLAYGQSKLANLLFAYELQRRLTAAGSSVRSIAAHPGYSSTNLQYRSESWHGKIVELVTPIIGQSPQQGALPTLYAATAPDAEPGGFYGPDAFFEMRGHPKRVQSTSRSRDEILARKLWELSERLCSVEYSMP; this is translated from the coding sequence ATGGGGTGGACGACGAACGATATTCCGGATCTGTCGGGACGCACGATGATCGTGACGGGAGCCAACAGCGGTCTCGGTGCGGAGACCGCCCGGGCACTCGCGCGGGCCGGAGCCGAGGTGGTGCTCGCCTGCCGCGACGTCGCGAAGGGCGAGGCGGTCGCGGCCGGACTCGGCGAGCGCGCCCGGGTCCGCCGTCTGGACCTGGCAGATCTGGCGTCGGTACGTGCATTCGCCGAGGCGGTGCGGGCCGAGCACGAGCGCATCGACGTCCTGATCGACAATGCCGGTGTCATGGCGGTGCCGCTGCGCCGGACGGCCGACGGCTTCGAGATGCAGATCGGGACCAACCACTTCGGTCACTTCGCGCTCACCGGGCTGTTGCTCGATCGCATCACCGACCGGGTCGTGACGGTCAGCAGCGCGATGCACCGCATCGGCAGCATCGATCTCGACGACATCAACTGGGAACGCCGCCGGTACGAGCGGTGGCTCGCCTACGGGCAGTCGAAGCTGGCGAATCTGCTGTTCGCGTACGAGCTGCAGCGACGCCTCACCGCGGCCGGATCGAGTGTGAGATCGATTGCCGCACATCCGGGTTACTCGTCGACGAATCTGCAGTACCGCAGCGAGTCCTGGCACGGCAAGATCGTCGAACTCGTCACCCCGATCATCGGGCAGTCCCCGCAACAGGGCGCGCTCCCGACCCTCTACGCGGCGACCGCACCGGACGCGGAGCCGGGCGGCTTCTACGGGCCCGACGCCTTCTTCGAGATGCGCGGCCACCCGAAGCGGGTGCAGTCCACCTCGCGTTCCCGCGACGAGATCCTGGCCCGGAAACTGTGGGAGCTGTCGGAGCGGCTGTGTTCCGTCGAGTATTCGATGCCCTGA
- a CDS encoding MarR family winged helix-turn-helix transcriptional regulator: protein MPSPLELDQQVCFALYRASRTITAAYRPHLDRLGITYPQYLVLLALWERDARGVQDLCDALDLDTGTLSPLLKRLEAAGYVERRRQQADERRVVVHLTEAGDALRTEAADIPECVTRGSRFDIDELVALRETLHRLTAALQEAPGAPSKKGRTS, encoded by the coding sequence GTGCCGTCTCCACTCGAACTCGACCAGCAGGTGTGCTTCGCGCTCTACCGCGCGTCCCGCACCATCACGGCCGCCTACCGGCCGCATCTCGACCGGCTGGGCATCACCTACCCGCAGTACCTCGTACTCCTGGCCCTGTGGGAACGCGATGCGCGTGGCGTACAAGATCTGTGCGACGCACTCGATCTCGACACCGGCACACTGTCCCCCCTGCTCAAGCGGCTCGAGGCCGCAGGATACGTCGAGCGGCGCCGGCAACAGGCCGACGAGCGTCGTGTCGTCGTCCATCTCACCGAAGCAGGGGACGCACTCCGTACGGAGGCCGCAGACATCCCCGAATGCGTGACGCGAGGCAGTCGGTTCGACATCGACGAACTGGTCGCGCTACGCGAGACACTCCACCGCCTGACCGCCGCGTTGCAGGAAGCACCCGGCGCACCCTCGAAGAAAGGCCGGACATCGTGA
- a CDS encoding DEAD/DEAH box helicase, producing the protein MRTQDRSQLTTFATELDFPLDDFQLEACRALEDDRDVLVCAPTGAGKTVVGEFAARLALAAHGRCFYTTPIKALSNQKYLDLSRRFGDDRVGLLTGDISLDPHAPVVVMTTEVLRSMLHGGSPLLHGLTHVVMDEVHYLADRERGAVWEEAILSLPDDVRLTSLSATVSNAEEFGGWLRGIRGDLAVVVEETRPVPLTQHMLAGGRLFDLLSPSGTVDETLERYIAHRRLVEAAPGPATARGRRRRRARGAPGPAGGDLPGTVARLEAEQLLPAIWFRFSRNGCDDAVTECLESSVRLTEAADTAEIRAVADRHTAALPPADLDAVGHTEWLEGLERGFAAHHAGLIPAFRHTVEELFARGLVRVVFATETLAVGVNMPARTVVLERLVKPTADGPVRLSPGEYTQLTGRAGRRGIDVEGHAVVLWSPEADPATVAGLAGARSYPLRSSLRVGYNTAINLVAGRDIPGAREFLRRSFAQFQAERSVAALMDAVRANTTTLRDLDAELGDVEDFTEYRHLSDRLTEARRSGSADLVASLARAVRSHPAHRRGDKDRLLTLSARRAAVHGDTARMRSQIETVTGRLADTFDRTLDLLEERGYLLRDPMSGSAYVTDDGRRLGRIYCTNELLVAECVRTGAWSGLTPAELAAVASSALGETRRRTLGVPGRTTPAIDEALRATSRLWSELAGREERLGLEVGPDPDPIAVAAIHRWARGDGLAAALRTASDAGLSAGDLVRRYLRTLDLVDQTGLCRRDELPPVSFTLT; encoded by the coding sequence GTGCGCACGCAGGACCGGTCGCAGCTCACGACGTTCGCGACCGAACTCGATTTCCCCCTCGACGACTTCCAGCTCGAGGCCTGCCGCGCCCTCGAGGACGACCGCGACGTGCTGGTGTGCGCACCCACCGGGGCCGGCAAGACGGTCGTCGGCGAATTCGCCGCCCGCCTCGCGCTCGCAGCGCACGGTCGCTGTTTCTACACCACCCCCATCAAGGCGCTGAGCAACCAGAAGTATCTCGACCTGTCGCGCCGCTTCGGCGACGACCGGGTCGGTCTGCTCACCGGCGACATCTCGCTCGATCCCCACGCGCCCGTGGTCGTCATGACCACCGAAGTGCTGCGCAGCATGCTGCACGGCGGCTCCCCGCTCCTGCACGGTCTCACCCACGTCGTCATGGACGAGGTGCACTATCTCGCCGATCGTGAGCGCGGCGCGGTCTGGGAGGAAGCAATCCTCTCGCTCCCCGACGACGTCCGGCTGACGAGCCTGTCGGCCACGGTGAGCAACGCCGAGGAATTCGGTGGCTGGCTGCGCGGCATCCGCGGCGACCTGGCCGTCGTCGTGGAGGAGACCCGCCCGGTACCGCTCACCCAGCACATGCTCGCCGGAGGACGCCTGTTCGACCTGCTGTCGCCCAGCGGCACCGTCGACGAGACCCTCGAGCGGTACATCGCCCACCGCCGGCTCGTCGAAGCCGCGCCCGGCCCCGCGACCGCCAGAGGACGGCGACGGCGACGGGCACGCGGAGCACCCGGACCTGCCGGTGGCGACCTGCCCGGTACCGTCGCCCGCCTCGAGGCCGAACAATTGCTGCCGGCCATCTGGTTCCGGTTCAGCCGCAACGGTTGTGACGACGCCGTCACCGAATGCCTCGAATCGTCGGTCCGTCTCACCGAGGCCGCCGACACAGCCGAAATCCGTGCGGTCGCCGACCGGCACACCGCAGCCCTGCCACCCGCCGATCTCGACGCGGTCGGTCACACCGAGTGGCTCGAAGGTCTCGAACGTGGCTTCGCCGCGCACCACGCCGGTTTGATCCCCGCCTTCCGCCACACCGTCGAGGAACTGTTCGCCCGCGGTCTCGTGCGCGTCGTCTTCGCCACCGAGACCCTCGCCGTGGGGGTGAACATGCCGGCGCGCACCGTCGTCCTCGAACGTCTCGTCAAACCCACAGCCGACGGCCCGGTGCGCCTCTCCCCCGGCGAGTACACGCAGCTCACCGGTCGTGCCGGTCGTCGCGGTATCGACGTCGAAGGACACGCCGTGGTGCTGTGGAGTCCCGAAGCCGACCCCGCAACCGTCGCCGGTCTCGCCGGCGCACGCTCCTATCCGCTGCGAAGTTCGCTGCGCGTGGGATACAACACCGCGATCAACCTGGTCGCCGGTCGTGACATCCCCGGCGCGCGGGAGTTCCTGCGACGCTCGTTCGCCCAGTTCCAGGCCGAGCGGTCCGTCGCAGCACTCATGGACGCCGTCCGCGCGAATACGACCACGCTCCGCGATCTCGACGCCGAACTCGGCGACGTCGAAGACTTCACGGAGTACCGGCATCTGAGCGACAGGCTCACCGAGGCACGACGATCCGGCTCGGCCGACCTCGTCGCCTCGCTGGCACGGGCGGTGCGCTCGCATCCGGCGCACCGGCGCGGCGACAAGGATCGTCTCCTCACCCTCTCCGCCCGACGTGCCGCGGTGCACGGCGACACCGCACGGATGCGATCGCAGATAGAGACGGTCACCGGCCGCCTCGCCGACACCTTCGATCGCACGCTGGATCTGCTCGAGGAGCGGGGTTATCTGCTCCGGGATCCCATGAGCGGGTCGGCCTACGTCACCGACGACGGTCGCCGGCTGGGCCGGATCTACTGCACGAACGAACTTCTCGTCGCCGAGTGTGTACGCACCGGAGCCTGGTCGGGACTGACGCCGGCCGAGCTCGCCGCCGTCGCCTCCAGTGCTCTGGGCGAGACCCGGCGCCGCACCCTCGGTGTCCCCGGCCGTACGACCCCGGCGATCGACGAGGCGCTGCGTGCCACCTCGCGGTTGTGGAGCGAACTCGCCGGACGCGAGGAACGACTCGGGCTGGAAGTGGGGCCGGATCCGGATCCGATCGCCGTCGCCGCGATCCACCGCTGGGCGCGCGGGGACGGACTCGCCGCTGCCCTGCGCACCGCGTCGGATGCCGGACTGTCGGCGGGCGATCTGGTCCGCCGATATCTGAGGACCCTCGACCTCGTGGACCAGACCGGGCTGTGCCGGCGGGACGAACTGCCGCCGGTCTCGTTCACCCTGACCTGA
- a CDS encoding GNAT family N-acetyltransferase, with amino-acid sequence MPSIHHSPLRKTDPESLYRIVALRTDVFVFEQGITSEPELDGRDLDPTTELFWTREGDDVLATLRVLHDDGEIAHIGRVATARHARGRGLAADLIEAALATCPGVVDISAQAYLENWYARFGFVRTGPNYIEAGIDHVPMRRTA; translated from the coding sequence GTGCCGTCCATCCACCATTCACCGTTGCGGAAGACCGACCCCGAGAGCCTGTACCGGATCGTCGCGCTGCGGACCGACGTGTTCGTCTTCGAGCAGGGCATCACCAGCGAACCCGAACTCGACGGGCGCGATCTCGACCCGACCACCGAGCTGTTCTGGACGCGGGAGGGCGACGACGTCCTGGCCACGCTGCGCGTCCTCCACGACGACGGGGAGATCGCGCATATCGGTCGAGTCGCCACCGCCCGGCACGCACGCGGACGCGGACTCGCCGCCGACCTGATCGAGGCGGCGCTCGCGACCTGCCCGGGGGTGGTCGACATCTCGGCGCAGGCGTACCTGGAGAACTGGTACGCCCGATTCGGATTCGTGCGTACCGGACCGAACTACATCGAGGCCGGAATCGACCACGTGCCGATGCGCCGGACCGCGTGA